A genomic region of Nitrosomonas ureae contains the following coding sequences:
- a CDS encoding TlpA family protein disulfide reductase gives MKKIKFFCFAVALLFLFASPSFAEHLERASSSCHLTTLDGEPTYDLQELKGKVVYMDFWASWCPPCIKSFPFLNQLEQDLKDEGLHVVGINLDEKVTDAQAFLAKNPVDFSIVADPSKQCAQVFELMAMPTSYLIDRNGNIRHVHQGFRSGESEELRALITQLLKE, from the coding sequence ATGAAAAAAATTAAATTCTTTTGCTTTGCTGTTGCATTGCTATTCCTGTTTGCAAGTCCGTCTTTCGCGGAGCATCTGGAGCGGGCATCGTCTTCTTGTCACTTGACTACACTGGATGGTGAACCCACCTATGATCTGCAGGAATTGAAAGGTAAAGTGGTCTACATGGATTTTTGGGCGTCGTGGTGTCCGCCATGCATAAAATCTTTCCCGTTTCTGAATCAATTGGAGCAGGATTTGAAGGATGAAGGTTTGCATGTGGTCGGTATCAACTTGGATGAAAAAGTTACCGATGCGCAAGCATTTCTTGCCAAAAACCCGGTTGATTTTTCGATTGTTGCGGATCCCAGTAAACAATGCGCCCAGGTATTTGAGCTGATGGCGATGCCAACATCGTATTTGATCGATCGCAATGGAAACATTCGCCATGTTCATCAAGGATTTCGTTCGGGTGAGTCAGAAGAATTACGTGCGCTGATTACACAATTACTGAAAGAGTAG
- the amrA gene encoding AmmeMemoRadiSam system protein A yields the protein MVCDNAPQGGILLQIARASIARALHVPCAAVAVEEHMSWLCKPGATFVTLIQYGELRGCAGSLKAYDPVLEDVSNNAVIAALHDPRFLPLVKNELDTIKIEVSLLSQLQLINFTSEADALAQLHPNIDGIVLEYELHRSTFLPQVWEDLPEPRQFLAKLKLKARLSEDFWSEKIQLSRYTVRKWREIDNFKECAHG from the coding sequence ATGGTGTGTGATAACGCTCCACAAGGAGGAATTTTACTGCAAATTGCACGTGCATCTATTGCACGTGCCTTGCATGTTCCTTGTGCGGCGGTAGCTGTGGAGGAACATATGTCTTGGCTGTGTAAGCCGGGAGCAACTTTTGTCACTTTAATTCAATACGGTGAATTGCGAGGTTGTGCCGGTTCTCTAAAGGCGTATGATCCAGTGCTTGAAGATGTTAGCAATAATGCGGTCATCGCTGCATTGCATGATCCTCGTTTCTTGCCGCTGGTAAAGAATGAGCTCGATACAATAAAGATTGAAGTTTCATTGTTATCGCAATTGCAGCTAATAAATTTTACCAGCGAAGCCGATGCCTTAGCCCAATTGCATCCGAATATTGATGGCATTGTGCTCGAATATGAGCTTCATCGCAGCACATTTCTGCCTCAGGTATGGGAAGACCTGCCTGAACCTCGACAATTTCTTGCCAAGCTAAAACTGAAAGCCCGTTTATCTGAAGATTTCTGGTCTGAGAAGATTCAGTTATCTCGATATACTGTCAGAAAATGGCGGGAAATAGATAATTTTAAGGAGTGTGCACATGGATGA
- the amrB gene encoding AmmeMemoRadiSam system protein B: MTTIRSPAVAGLFYPADEHQLRQDVQFLLEKADRHDLKSKALIVPHAGYQYSGAIAAAAYASLRVAAANIKRVVLLGPAHRVAMQGLALPGVDVFTTPLGGVNVDTDLVNAIAHLPQVSISRAAHALEHSLEVQLPFLQSVLNEFTLLPLAIGMASAEEVAEVLDYLWGGEETLIVISSDLSHFLPYATAQHIDNQTVQFILQLQQPIASDHACGSIAINGLIIAAQKHGLIPHLLDLRNSGDTAGTRDQVVGYAAIAFGQRK, translated from the coding sequence ATGACAACTATTCGTTCTCCCGCAGTCGCCGGACTTTTTTATCCTGCTGATGAACACCAGTTGAGGCAGGATGTGCAATTCCTGCTTGAAAAAGCAGATCGGCATGACCTAAAGTCAAAAGCTTTAATCGTTCCACATGCCGGATATCAATATTCAGGTGCCATTGCGGCAGCAGCTTATGCCAGTTTGCGCGTGGCCGCTGCAAACATAAAGCGCGTAGTACTGTTAGGGCCAGCACATCGGGTAGCTATGCAAGGTCTGGCTTTGCCAGGTGTGGATGTTTTTACCACCCCACTGGGCGGCGTAAACGTGGATACCGATTTAGTTAATGCAATCGCTCATTTGCCGCAAGTCAGCATTAGCAGAGCAGCCCATGCATTGGAGCATTCTCTGGAAGTGCAGCTTCCGTTCCTGCAAAGTGTATTGAATGAATTCACCCTCCTGCCATTAGCGATTGGTATGGCATCAGCCGAAGAAGTGGCTGAAGTGTTGGATTATCTCTGGGGGGGTGAAGAAACGTTGATTGTGATCAGTTCCGACTTGTCGCATTTTTTACCCTATGCAACTGCGCAGCATATCGATAATCAAACAGTGCAATTCATCCTGCAATTACAGCAGCCGATTGCATCCGATCATGCCTGTGGAAGCATAGCGATCAATGGTTTGATAATTGCAGCGCAGAAACACGGCTTAATACCGCATTTGCTGGATTTGAGGAATTCCGGAGATACCGCGGGAACCCGTGATCAAGTAGTCGGTTACGCAGCTATTGCGTTTGGCCAAAGAAAGTAA
- a CDS encoding DUF4266 domain-containing protein, with protein MSGCKSVAPWERGNLAKMQMEIDPHPLQSELQSHNYSSREAAPSHKSSSGGGGCGCY; from the coding sequence TTGTCAGGCTGCAAGAGCGTGGCGCCTTGGGAGCGTGGCAATCTGGCAAAAATGCAGATGGAAATAGATCCCCATCCTTTGCAAAGCGAACTCCAATCCCACAACTATAGCAGCCGGGAAGCAGCGCCCAGTCATAAATCCTCTTCCGGTGGCGGGGGGTGTGGCTGCTATTAA
- a CDS encoding FAD:protein FMN transferase has product MTQLKYYHYDFSAMGSPCSIQLYARHEKKVKYAAKLVIDDVYRLEAKYSRYRTDSFLSDINRIAKQGGHIGVDDETAGLLDYANTCYQQSDGLFDITSGILRRAWNFKSGNIPDPEVIQLLLNKIGWHKISWQRPVLKFMAPDMEIDFGGVVKEYAVDRAASLCWDAGIHHGLINLGGDIRVIGAHPDTSPWRIAIRHPRNPEGILQTLLLHSGALASSGDYERCITLNGIRYGHVLNPKTGWPVHYMAAVSVLGEFCVVAGSASTIGMLKGEDGAEWLNTLGLPHLWVNVNGESGGSLMA; this is encoded by the coding sequence ATGACGCAATTAAAGTATTATCACTATGATTTCAGTGCAATGGGCTCGCCTTGCTCGATCCAGCTTTACGCCCGTCATGAAAAAAAGGTCAAGTACGCCGCCAAATTAGTTATAGATGATGTATATCGCCTGGAAGCAAAATACTCTCGATACCGCACTGACAGCTTTCTATCCGATATAAACCGCATTGCAAAGCAGGGCGGTCACATTGGTGTCGATGATGAAACTGCCGGATTGCTTGATTATGCCAACACTTGTTATCAGCAAAGCGATGGCTTGTTTGACATCACTTCCGGGATTTTGCGGCGCGCCTGGAATTTTAAGTCTGGAAATATACCTGATCCGGAAGTGATTCAATTGCTTCTAAATAAAATAGGCTGGCATAAAATCAGTTGGCAGCGCCCGGTTCTGAAGTTTATGGCTCCGGATATGGAAATTGATTTCGGCGGGGTGGTCAAGGAATACGCTGTTGATCGTGCTGCTTCATTATGCTGGGATGCCGGCATACATCATGGACTGATTAATCTTGGAGGGGATATCAGAGTCATCGGAGCGCATCCGGACACCAGTCCTTGGCGTATTGCCATCCGCCATCCGCGTAATCCGGAGGGTATACTGCAAACACTTTTACTGCATTCCGGCGCATTGGCTAGCAGCGGGGATTATGAACGGTGCATCACACTGAATGGTATTCGATATGGTCATGTGCTCAATCCAAAAACCGGCTGGCCAGTGCATTATATGGCGGCAGTCAGCGTATTGGGTGAATTCTGCGTGGTTGCCGGCAGTGCGTCGACTATTGGCATGTTGAAAGGAGAGGATGGAGCCGAATGGCTCAATACTTTGGGTTTGCCACACCTGTGGGTAAATGTGAATGGGGAATCCGGAGGGTCATTGATGGCGTAA
- a CDS encoding lipase family protein yields the protein MTLGYFNLAILTSVATLFFCVSTVKAQPEECVDLTAPVTLIESSGLVCLQKIIVSDSFGDQIYKASLQWLGVDNPNRFLLLSAEFDDASEAHSPTFSFLTGVLTLPKVDFPKRYGTERYTVSLSWVTDADDATVDAVSVFELNSVAVYNNPDYVPNVTWKPYGMLFPEERRAVDLLAQSIPYAQLADAIYDFDNVTIGSWELIESTGTSSGMDAGVFIDRDTGELALVFRGTETCDFPCSFKELEDTARDAIADIAIGTGTVSDQFKDAFRFAQDVVKRNPGVKITVVGHSLGGGLAQAIGAALGLKTFAFNSSPVPDHFFDTYTVSLSNEQLQELIHVIADVHDPVSNTDETGKIYLDSHHVTPLIQFNFELREILPTRNVDLEDLRFGRHSIARLTDNATKLMAIYQEGW from the coding sequence ATGACACTAGGGTATTTTAATTTAGCCATCCTGACCAGCGTTGCAACGCTGTTTTTTTGTGTATCTACTGTCAAAGCACAACCGGAAGAATGCGTTGATTTGACGGCACCCGTTACGTTGATTGAGTCCAGTGGTTTGGTGTGTTTGCAAAAAATTATCGTGAGCGATTCATTTGGTGATCAGATATATAAAGCATCGTTACAGTGGTTGGGGGTGGATAATCCGAACCGGTTTTTATTGCTGAGCGCAGAGTTCGACGATGCTTCCGAAGCGCATAGCCCAACGTTTTCTTTTCTCACAGGCGTGCTGACTTTGCCTAAGGTTGATTTTCCCAAGCGTTATGGGACGGAGCGTTATACGGTGAGCTTGAGCTGGGTGACCGATGCCGATGATGCGACAGTGGATGCCGTTTCCGTGTTCGAACTGAATTCGGTCGCGGTGTACAACAATCCCGATTATGTGCCCAATGTCACTTGGAAACCCTATGGTATGTTGTTTCCTGAAGAACGGCGTGCGGTCGATTTGCTGGCACAGTCCATTCCTTATGCGCAACTCGCTGACGCCATATACGATTTTGATAACGTAACGATTGGTTCCTGGGAGCTGATTGAATCCACTGGGACAAGTTCGGGGATGGATGCAGGCGTTTTTATAGATCGTGATACGGGCGAATTGGCACTGGTATTCCGTGGCACGGAAACGTGCGATTTTCCATGCTCATTTAAGGAACTGGAAGATACCGCACGGGATGCCATAGCGGATATCGCCATAGGTACGGGGACGGTGAGTGATCAGTTTAAAGATGCCTTTAGATTTGCTCAGGATGTGGTCAAGCGGAATCCCGGTGTAAAAATCACAGTAGTGGGACATTCATTAGGCGGTGGGTTAGCGCAAGCGATTGGTGCTGCTCTGGGATTGAAAACATTTGCATTCAATTCCTCTCCCGTTCCGGATCACTTTTTTGACACTTATACTGTTTCATTGAGCAATGAACAATTGCAAGAATTAATTCATGTGATTGCCGATGTCCATGACCCGGTCTCCAATACCGATGAAACAGGAAAGATATATTTGGATTCGCATCATGTCACACCCTTGATTCAATTTAATTTTGAGTTGCGAGAGATTTTACCTACTCGCAATGTGGATCTGGAAGACTTGAGGTTTGGCCGCCATAGTATTGCCAGGCTCACCGATAATGCGACCAAGCTCATGGCTATTTATCAAGAAGGGTGGTAA